The sequence CACAAATATTTCCAAATCACAAATTCTCAAACACAATTACATAAATAAATCTGAATCCTATTATCCTCTCACAATCACATCTGATTATTCTTATTCAATTCATAAAATAACAAAATCAGATTACAAGTAAACCTACTACTACAGTACGAGTTCCTTGTGTTCATCTCAGCTCATATATTCATATTCACAATTGATGAATCTCAACAACATTCAAACACAAGTTCATGATTCCTAACTGAAAGCTAATCATCAACTTCATTTAATTTGATTTATCATCATCTGAACTAGATTAGCGCTGCAATTCATAGTTCATCGAGTACGAAATCTGCTGCTGAGGTATTCACATCAAATCATCAACGATTGCATTAAATTAATCACATATTTGAGTTCCTGGACACTCGTTTATGCTTCGTGATTCTTCTATTCGAATGGAGATTCATCATCTAATCTCAGATCTTCAAGTCAATGGTTGAAGGATTTCGGTCAAACTTTCAATTCGTAAATATTATGATGTTTCAGGATGAGATAATGTTCAACGAGTGTTCCTAGATGATTTTGTAACATGTTTCATGAAGGAATTGAGACCTAAACTCCATTGAATCgagaaatcaatattcatgttcttATGAAGAACATCGAAGAAATTCATCACCAATCCTGGAATATGTTGATGTTTTGGACTGAAATTCATCACGTTTGCAGTTAACCGATGGTTCTAGAACAGATTTCAATTGATTTCCAGCTTCAAATCACATCAATTCAAGTTTTGTGCAACTGTGTTCTTAGCGGTTACTGTTCGTACACACGAAGCTTCGGTTCTGACATCTGCTATGGCTTTTGATGACTCATATTCGGTATTTGATATTGATGATGTTGATTCGGTATTGATCAATTGATTATAGATTCGGTATGTGGTGGTTACATGACTCGGTATTGATTCTGTATTTGCTTCGGTATGTGCCTCGGTAACTCATTCGGTATATGATTACACAAGGTAGTTTGTAAACCGAATCACTCATTCGGTATTGGTATGGTGATGGTGACTCGGTTCATTATTCGGTATTAGTTTGTTGAAATTGCTTCGGTATGTTACAAGCAACAGCAACAATCTGATTCGATTTAGATGAGTTCCAAGTGCTACAGTACCGAATTGAAATTGATAAGATGATTCGGTATTTCTATCTGTGCAATGGGTCTAATTTGATTCGGTTAATACATAATGGAATGGAAATTGGGCCTATCTACCTTTGTTGGCCCAACAACACAACAAATCTACCGAATCTATAAGAGCCTAACAATCAATTTCAGTCCAAAGTTTAAGATTTTGATGATATTGTCACTTTTAGTCCCTGAAAGGTTTCAGAATTTTGCAAGAACAGTCCAAACACCGAATCTGGCTACAAATTTGACACTTTTGACCCCTTACCGAATGTCAGATTTTCAGGAatggtcctttaccgaatctggaccTCCAAAGCTTATTTTTCCACTACTTTTGAGGCTCAGATTCACATGGCTTTTCTCATACGCCTTCTTTATGATATTTTGGAGATTTGCCGAGCACAtcaaccattttaaacaatgacgctcttatttcatatgatattcatgcgagcatcattgtgggggagatgtgtatatggttgatgtgcgtgtgaCTTCTATACATGTACGGTATAGGACTCGGACTTCAAAGAAAGAATTGTTTATTTGGGGGGGAGCTAGAGACTCGAAGAAGATTCCACATCATATGGGGAGATATCTTATGACTAGTATCGAAAGTACTCTTTGAAATGATGAAAGTTCAAGAGGTGTGTCTCGGTATTGAAACCGACGGTATTTACGTCATGACACTTTGATGAGAGCCCATGTACTTTGAGGGGGGAGCTTCTAAAGTTTCGAAACGACTTCTCAATGCAAGCAAATTCTAAAGACATATCACAACTAAGTCAAGGGAGGAATTGATAGTAACATATTTAGTTTGTGATGTGTTCTTCAATGCGCATTCCGCTGTGCAcactcaaagaccgttgaaagagCAAAGATATCACGATGAAGTTCAAGTCTCAAACAAAGTCGAAAGAAGATTGTTAGCGTGACAATTCGAGGATCTAGGGGGAGGTTGAAGCGTAATGATTGACCAAGACGATGTTAGAGATGCAAATTCATTTGATGATTCAAAGTGaagattcaagatcttcatcaatggccgtacatcattcgggggggagttagttagcaatagttgattctttccttgtaatgttgtatgtttactagggagttagtttttggaaacccgtctcactcctggggggagattgttagaaccccgagaaaggaggatcctttatacgaggctatataaaggatccaaggctccctagattagctaagcttagccactgttatgtagagattttcaagagagccgtggaaagtcaatcttgactgattgactttctctctcaatcttaatggctaTTCTTCACATTCATTGGTATTCATGCATCTAGGGTCCTATCACATATTCATCTAAATTGATCGGATCGAATGGATATCCGATGGATCAGACATCAATTGTCATCCCTAGCTATGATAGTACAATTCAAGTGCATGATTGGTTAAGTTGTTTTGTTCATTATCCAATGAACTTAATTGTAATCCATGACGTACTTTAGTCAAACAAACTTACAAGCAAAAGCTTATACTTAATTCATATGTCTGAATCAAAAAGGGCAGTTTTAAGCAAAAAATGGTGAAAGCAAATATTAAAAAACAAGCAGCCCTTAGCCATCTTCTGATTACTTCTTATTACCAAAGGTTTTTTTCTTTCCAAAAGCACGAATTACTTGCGCGTAATAGTGCCAATCAGGATCAGAAGCAGTTATTGCAGGCTCGCCGATCGGGTGATCTTTCACGTAAGTTGGCACATCTTTAGCTTCTGCAAGTCCTTCTAAGAACACCCGTAACTCACCACCCGGACCTAATCAACATATGTTGTCACACATATGAGCTATAACATTATAACATTATGTGAAAGTTTTGACCCATTTACTCATCAACAACAGATGATTTTCAGTTCTATTTTTTAAATCTAACCAAACATATAGGCAAATGACCAAGAAAATAGCAATACCAAGTGGAAATTACATATAAATGAATGTATGTAAATAAAAATGTTTCAAACAAACTGTTTATAATTACAATATATAAAATAGATGGAaaaagaaatgaaaatgaaaataacagTTAAACAGAGGCAGATTCAGTTAATCAACTGCCATTTTATAAAATCACCCATTTTGACATGTAACCCAACCCAACTTCCCCTGCATTTGCCATATAATCAAATAAAACATCAAAAAACTGCCAACAATTATTTACATTTTACCTAAAAAGTTATCTTCCATATTGCCTGGATCATAAACCCCAGGAAAAATTGCAGTGTTTGGCTGCATAAATAACACAATATTATATGTAACAATCAGTCAATCAATAAACAAATATGGAATATCCATAAACAAACATTACTGATACTTATCAAACATGAGACAGTTGTTTATAGTAATACAGGATTCACAAGAGTCTTCACACGATCAGTGATCAACAATGTGTTGGATGACGAGTATTCTCCATTACGCCATGGAAGATTCGGGTACTTTTTCTCCCATAGATTAGAAAGTTCTTTCAAAAACAAAGGTTTGTCTCTATTATCCAAACACTTGAATCCAGTATCCGTACATTGATTTTGATCCTAAGGTTTCAGGACAATCAATAATTATATGAAAAGCAGTAATAATCTTTTATATACATTTTTCTTTACTATAAAATTATCATAAAACTGTCACTGATGTAAGTTTAATTTGAACTAACCCATGTGAACAATAATTTGCTTTTGAGCTCTCCCATAACATTGTTCAACACTCCTTCTAAGTTATgcctaataataacataaatataaatgcaataaataaaaattaaattaaataatatatttattaagaaTTTTTTTAGACTTAGGATAAAATTATTGTACTTACTCTCTAGCAGAAGACCAGATTCCAACTTCAAATCTTTCAAAGCAAAACTTCAAAAACTCTTTAACAAAAGGCCTCTTGTAAACTATACATAAACTCAAAAGTTAACAACCAGAACAAAAATGGTACACATATTGAATTAATCATGTCATATATAgctaaataaatattttttttactcaCTAAGAAAGTTTCCGTAAGAAAGATCAGGACGCCGGTTTTTGAGAATGGTAGACGGTCTACTAATATGTGCTCGGTGAACGATAATTCCACCAAGAGGAATCACAAGAAGTTTCTTTTTGGGACCAAGGTTAAGTTTATCCATAGAAATATCTATATCAATGGTTGGTTCTTTTTTAATGGTACGCGTGTCTTCCGATGCAACAAGATCCACACTATCGATTCGTGTTTTGTTATTTTCATCTTGATCTTTGGTGACATCAGAAGAAACAGCTACATTCTTGATCTCTTCTTTTTGATCAGTGATATGACTAGTGACATTGTTATCAGATGAAACAATGGTGATAGGAGTTTTGGTTGTCATGATTAATTGGTTATTGATTTGGAGTGAGTTACAAAGTTGTGATGTGATGATATATACGGAGTATATGAAAAAGTATATAAGGTTGGTTTATAAATGTTGTAACTGACTTTTGTGATTCAACAATACAGTAGAGATAAAGTAGATGAAACGGTTTTCTTGCCATTATCCTTCCTGActcttgagttttttttttttttttttccccttcATATTTGAgcaatattactccgtaattattagtctttaaatttaaatttaaatttaattttaattttaatattacatTTTACATTTACATATTAAATTAAAGGACGTTTTGATTCAATGAAATTATAAAAGTTATAAAGCTCAGTGGGGTAAGTGGTACGGAGTACTAGTTAAAAACTACGAGTAGTACTCACTAGTTAAAAACTAGTACGAGTATTAGATAAGGAAATGTGTTGGTGGAGAAAGTCCAAGAAAATTTGAATTTACTTTTAGGTCAAACATTTTTACAAAGTTTATTTTGATTAGCGAAGAAATCTCCCTATCAATCAATGAGCACATTGATTCCCCATAGAGAACAAACTTCGGGTAATCAAGCCACCCAAGCGCGAGACCTGATACCGGGTGAATTACGCATCACGCGCACCTCTAGTCACACTTCATTTCTGAACGATTTGACATAGTCAAAAATCGAACCCGGGTGATGTGCTGTTCGGGTCCGGGTATAGTTTTAGACACAAACCCGattacccgacccgtatacccgaAAAACACCCGAATCCATATACCCGGCTCGTATACCCGATTATCTAGCTCGTATACCCGAAAAAAGACTCGAATACCCGTGGGATAACCCATTTATCCAATAGTTCGTAAATAAATGGGGACCCGAATACCCGTGGGGGAAACTCGTTTACCCGCTAGTTAGTAACTAAATGGGGACCCGGCGGGTTCTGGTCCGGGTTTGGGACGGGTTTTTCTAATCGAGTGCGGGTCTGGGATTACCTAAACCCGGCCCAAACATGACCCGATGTCATCCCTATCCGCACGTGACATCTAGTAATCTTTAGTCCACCTAGGTCTTGGCTCCTTTGGTATTTGGTTATCATGTCTTCCATCTGTATCATTACTTTCTCTTTCCAAGAGAACAATGCCCTCATAGTTCGAACAGCTTGAATCTGATTAAAATTATCGATATTTAACCAAGTAGCTTCATCATTTCGCAACAATTCCCACTTAACCAAGACTTGAGGTTTCATAATCCCATTTTTGAGAATTTCCCAGATCTCCGATACATACTGAGGAGCTAAAATTGCTCCACTGCAATTATAtatttgttggttgaatgttggttacgAACTAAATGACAATATTAAGcttaaccaatattaataatatatattttgatgATGACCCATACATAGCCAAAAGTGATGATTgatatcttaacataaaacacgcaagttcactaatccatacttgatatTGCAAATGACCAAACAAAACAAAACTCAGAAAGTTACACGGCTTGGCGCAAGGTCGACCGCTGGCCTGACCGTGTGAATACAAACCTGAATTGCAAcacagttttatgaaaacaagttgcacggtctgcTCCACGGTCAACCGTGGAGCGATCGCAGTTCCTTCTGTTACCACTTGTAACCACTTTGAGTTTGACCACTTCCGGGCATCTATAATGCACAAAACCTTTTTCAACATACTTAGAATAGATGCCTCTTCCATTCTCAAAAGAGTTTTGGTCATAATAACGCTAATCTcggttaatcacacttaatgacaccttaatgacgttTTAACCTTGATTAAGGATACCACATAAGTGTAAAAATAATTTGTGATCCTAAAACCTACCTAGACAATCTTAGGATGATCATCAAGTACTAACACACAAAAGCTTAGGTCACATAATCTTATGTGTTTATTACTTGTTATTAGTGATacatattcattttatgcatatgtatggatatagtatgtttacattcactaagatttatagcttaccctctcgttgttatatttttatagattcgcaaggTGGAGGCGACAAGGGTAAGCACGGGACTAGTGAATTattgcgggttgctttagaagactttgcttttggatttgacttaggattgggtagagcgatcccaatcaccatgctcggtctttgatTTAAAATTTAAACGCTTTGGGTCGAAAGTGTCTTTTGGTATTGTTAAACGGGTCTTGGGTTATGCCCACTTTGATACATGAATTATTGTACGAAACATTTTAAAGTTGTTTAAACTTGTTGGGTATTGAAAGTGTATGTGGTGTCGTTGTATTTAATATTGttgtgttataaaaaaaatttgGGACGAATTAATGATGGGTTGGGTCATTACATTGAGAGATTCCGATCAAAAAGAATGTAGGCTCTTTTCCCAAGTCATAGCATCCGATGAAGAATATATTGACTTAAAGTTATCATAACCACATGATTACAAATTGTTCCAAATTATATATCAAGATTACTTATTAAACAAATTCTTTAAAAATATCTGtgggatttattttctgaaaacctgaTTGCCTCGgggaggttttaccgacccgtattcaggacTTAGGTCCGACCCGCCTGTCCCTCGGAATGATTTAAGTTTCAGATCCCTGTAATTCGATTCGGGTTTCCGCTCAAAAGCACGTGCGTGCGTGACAAATGAGAGTcttcgatgccaacaacttgcaTTTCAAAAAGAAAAACAATATTATTTGTTAGTAATgcaaagggggatgattctcacacactgttttttgatcctcacacaccaatttacttgaactcctccctaataatagggtaaaagagtgtgtgagaatcatccccctaatgCAAATATTACAAGTAATAAAGTAATTTACATCATTTATATTTTTTATTCAAAATCATCATTCAAGTATGGGAGGTGATCCTTACACACCATTTTTTGATCCATGTGTACTTTTGTCTCATTAATTCACCATTATACCCATAGATTAATTTAGGGagttaaatttatattattattgtaagtataattaagggtataaCAGTAAATTATACCTATATGGCTATATACTAAAACACACCCGGAATTTTGTCGTTTCACTTATtttggattgtcgttttgagtttgcgttcacactacaaacagTCCCTCAATGTAACAACcccaaaccaaaacacaaacgaacCAGCGGAaaatatcaaaataaaaaaaaaatgtttgttcagcatctggcgcggcgcgccaaactggtctgtcccaaaagtcttgaaatgcgaaaaagattggccactttccgacataattagacaaaacgcttttaacaacatattcaaatatgtaaaactaacacattccattaataaaaatgagttttacgaagcggggcccacatcggccattttacgagtttaatacaaaatatgagtttcgaccatcaaaagtttaagtaccaaactacactacgagcatggtgtttgggattaaactacctaagtctcggtcaaactccaaaagctaatatctccaaaagcgttccctaacaacaacgggatctttaatccaagatgatgcccttacccttgtccacaaccgaacctataaaaaggtaaacaacgagagggtaagctaacgcttagtgaatgcaataattatacacatacatgtataatatacctacttgtagcaacacaattagcttataatctcgaatacgagctagaaatctccaataccacaagctagcatagcaacgcatataaatataactcgaataatataatatgcttacacttacaacacaataaccatggttaaccaatcgtacaagggtatggcgcccgcgaaaggccatcggagttcacaacatccattagtgtacttagcacctcgtatcactaacccccgggtggcatcttaacacctcgatacttcaccctcgggtggcgtcttaacacctcgacacttcaccctttattattatacggagtggtgtcttaacacctcgacactacacccctaggtggcatcttaacacctcgatgcttcaccccgagtggcatcttaacacctcgatgcttcactcatcacgtgaaacgtgatgtcatagcacctcgacactacacatttcacgctacaacaaatagatacattatatacctacacatataattattccactcaccttacgccttcggtgaatcgataaccaagcttgaaacttcaaggtaacgcacctattacaaagtacatataatcattcattcaagttggtcaaactcacacactcaccattactaggtcattttgacccatttggacacttaaccctaaaattgggtcaactcacaccaaaaccctaatattagccaagataggtttaaaacacatttcaacacaaggtttatgcattaaacacaaacattaactaacttaggtccattttgacccatttgaccaatttaaagtcaacacacccattttgggtcattcactaacccacacaacacccatttacatacatattggtgtgctagcaatttactaactaattaagttcataaacatcaatttaacactttgaaaaccctagttagtcacctttgggtctacatgacccaatttcacccaaaaacccctaattcactaacaaatgggttttatgtgcaacactacccaaaccctaacccttaatacaattaaacaaggaagttaagattagagcataccactactaccaaaacgaagctaggggaaagatgaacaactttaaagcttgcacttagacccgattcaaccttcttcttccttattttgagctctctcactctagaaaaaccCTCTCTCCctaaaattgaatggatgaggttgatgtaggtggaaatgaagttaatgaggccccaacaactggtttagggccttaaagtcggaccccatgtgattttcccaaaatatctaattttaaaAGGAAGTGAGCTGTCACAGCATATCGGCGCGGCGCGCCAGTCGCCCAGTCCAGATTCTGCCTTTTATTTAAAATATGAAACGAACACCCACTCAACCAATACCgtatttacacatatgtacgatgaaataatagggtcttacaactctcccccacttattcggattgcgtcctcgcaatccaagccgcatgacaagagggaagataaaccaacacgaactcttcgggatcccatgtaaactcggaacctttactacgacgccattgaactttaaaggtcctaacctctttatgtctcaaccttttgaccttctcatcgagtatggcaatcggttcctcaatatactctaacttattatttagctcaatctcgtctaatggtacccaagatgaatcatccgcgagacacttacggagatgggaaacatgaaatgtattatggat comes from Rutidosis leptorrhynchoides isolate AG116_Rl617_1_P2 chromosome 4, CSIRO_AGI_Rlap_v1, whole genome shotgun sequence and encodes:
- the LOC139844337 gene encoding uncharacterized protein gives rise to the protein MTTKTPITIVSSDNNVTSHITDQKEEIKNVAVSSDVTKDQDENNKTRIDSVDLVASEDTRTIKKEPTIDIDISMDKLNLGPKKKLLVIPLGGIIVHRAHISRPSTILKNRRPDLSYGNFLIYKRPFVKEFLKFCFERFEVGIWSSAREHNLEGVLNNVMGELKSKLLFTWDQNQCTDTGFKCLDNRDKPLFLKELSNLWEKKYPNLPWRNGEYSSSNTLLITDRVKTLVNPPNTAIFPGVYDPGNMEDNFLGPGGELRVFLEGLAEAKDVPTYVKDHPIGEPAITASDPDWHYYAQVIRAFGKKKTFGNKK